Within the Nitrospirota bacterium genome, the region TGCAGGAGTGAGTAGGAGGATGGATCGTTGTCTATGGATATCGTGACTCAGCAGAAAGAAAAGGTCGCCATGTGCCGGCTTGTGCTCGTCCTAGCGACCTCGGTCCTTTTCTCGGCCTGCAACTCCCGGGAGGAGCCGGTCCAGCCGGGGCAGCCTTTGACAGCCCCTGCGTCGATCCAGGCGGTAGTGATACAGGTGGAGACGGTCCAAGTTCCGCTCCGCGTCGAAGTGACGGGGCAGATCACAGCCGTGGCGCAGGCGACGTTGTCGAGCCAAATCCAATCGACCGTGGAAAAGTTGCTGGTGCGGGAGGGGACTGCTGTGAAGAAGGGCCAGACGCTGGTGGTCCTCGACAGCCGTGATGTACGGGCAGAACTCGCCCGGGCGCAAGCAGAGTCTGAGAATGCCCTCGCGCATCTGGCTCGGATGAAGCAACTGTACGGCGAGGATGCGGTGTCGAAGCAGGAGAAGGAGAATGCCGACCGTACGTTCAAAGTGGCCGAGGCCAGTCGACGGGCCGCCCTCACGAAGGTGAGCTACACGATCGTCACGGCGCCCTTCGACGGAGTCATCACGGAAAAGAAGATCGAGGCCGGCGAGATCGCATCCCCGGGACAGCCGCTTCTCAAAATGGAAGACCCGCAACGATTACGATTAGAGGCAACGGTGGCGGAAGGGGATCTCCAAGCTCTCTCGCGCGGCGAGACGATTCCTGTGACGATCGATGCGCTCGGCTCCAAGACCCTCTCCGGCACGGTGGCGCAAATCCTTCCGGTGGGCGATCCTGCGACCCATACGTTCCTGGTCAAAGTCGAGTTGCCGCCCACGGCGGGGCTCAAAACCGGGATGTTCGGGCGCCTGTTGCTGGATAAGGGAACCGGTCAGACGTTGGTCGTGCCTCGCGCTGCCGTGATCGAGCGCGGCGAGCTCACAGGGATCTATATCGTCGGCCCTGATTCGTTGGCCCGCCTCCGCTGGGTGAAGTCGGGACGCGCGGTGGGCGAGTCGATCGAGATTCTGTCCGGAGTGACAGCCGGAGAACGGCTCCTGGCGAACGCCAGTACAGGCATCGAGGGAACCCGGATCGAAATCGTGAAGGGTAAGGAGTAAAGGGTCAATCATTGGCTATGCCCCACGTCGGTTTCTCAGGCCGCCTGGCCGGTCTGTTCATCGGGAGTAAGCTCACGCCCCTGATTTTATTGGGGGCCCTGTTGCTCGGCCTGTTCGCCGTCGTCGTCACCCCGCGAGAAGAAGAGCCGCAAATCGTCGTGCCGATGGCCGATGTCTTCCTGTCGTTCCCCGGCGCATCCGCGAAGATCGTCGAGGAACAACTCACCAAACCTTTCGAGCGCAAGATCTCCGAGATTCGAGGGGTCGAATATGTCTATTCGATCTCGCGGCCAAACGGCGCGCTGATCATCGTGCGGTTCTATGTCGGCGAGCCGATGGAGCAGAGCCTCGTCGATCTGTACGATAAGCTCATGTCCAACCAGGAACTGCTCCCGCCCGGCGCAGGCCCCTTTCTCGTGAAGCCGCGGGACATCAATGACGTGCCCATCGTCACGGTGACGCTGTCCAGCGACCGCTACGGCGATGCCCAGCTCCATCAATTGGCCGAGCATGTGCTCGAACAGGTGAAGAAGGTGCCGGGGACCGCGGGCGGATTTTTCGTCGGCGGGCGCCCTCGTGAACTGCGTATTCAGATCGACCCGGCCCGTATGCGCGCGTATGGGGTGACGCCCCTCGATATGGCCGGCGTGATTAGGGGAGAAAATCTGGCGCTGCCGGCCGGCCGCTTCCAAAGTCAGAACCGCGAATATGTGTTGGCAACCGGCCGCTTCATCCGTTCTCGCGAAGATCTCGAAGCATTGGTCGTGGGCGTCCGCGATGGCAGGCCAATCTATCTCCGGCAGGTTGCGGACGTGATCGACGGCCCTTCCGACGTCACGCGATATGTCTGGTTCGGCCTGGGAGCCGGGGGGGATCGTAAGACGGGAGACGTGAAACGTGACGCACAGGAAGAGTCTCCTGCCGTGACCGTGGCGGTGGCCAAGCAGCGGGGCATGAATGCTGTCACCGTCACTCGCGAGGTGCTCCGCACCGTCGAGGAGCTGAAGGGCACGATCATTCCGTCCGACGTGCGGGTTACGGTCACGCGCGATTACGGCGAGACGGCCGATGAGAAGGCGAACGAACTGCTCTGGCATCTACTGATCGCCGTCGCGGCGGTGGTGCTCTTTCTCGGGCTGACCCTGGGTATGCGGCCGGCGATGGTCGTGTCGCTGGCGATACCCGTGACCATCGCCCTCACGCTCTTCACCTCTATGCTGATCGGCTACACCATCAACCGGGTCACGCTCTTCGCCTTGATCTTTTCGATCGGCATCTTGGTCGATGACGCCATCGTCGTGGTGGAGAACACCTATCGGCACCTTACCCTGCGCCGCCGTCCCCACCTCGAGGCTTCCATCTATGCCGTGGACGAAGTGGGGAATCCCACGATCCTGGCCACTTTCACCGTGATCGCGGCCCTCCTGCCGATGGCCTTTATCTCCGGCCTGATGGGACCTTACATGCGGCCGATTCCGGTCAATGCGTCGATCGCCATGTTCTTTTCCTTACTGGTCGCCTTCGTCGTCGTGCCCTGGTTCTGCCAGACCTGCTACCGGGAAGGCGCGGTGATGAAGGGCCTGGAGCATGACGATGCGGTAGGGGGCTGGACCTATCGGTTTTATCAACGGGTTCTCACGCCGTTGCTCAATCGCCCCTGGCTGGCTTATACGTTCCTGGGCATGATTGTACTGCTGCTGTTCGCGTCGGTGGCGCTGTTCTATACGAGGAGCGTGACGGTCAAAATGCTCCCCTTCGACAATAAGAGTGAATTGCAGTTGGTCGTCGATATGCCCGAGGGCACCACGTTGGAAGAAACCGCGCGGGTGACGAAGGCCGTGACTCAATACGTGCGCGCGGTTCCCGAAGTACGCGACTACCAGGCCTATGTCGGGACGGCTTCGCCTTTCAACTTTAACGGCCTGGTCCGTCATTACTATCTCCGCGAGGGGAGCCATCAAGCCGATATTCAGATCAATCTGGTGGCCAAGGATCAGCGGTCGGCGCAGAGCCACGAGCTCGCCAGGCTGGTGCGGCCTGCCGTGCAGGAGATCGGCCGCCGGTTCGGCGCGAACGTGAAGGTGGTGGAAGTGCCACCGGGGCCTCCCGTGCAATCGGTGCTGGTGGCGGAAGTCTATGGACCGGACTACGATCGGCAACGGGCTCTGGCCAAAGATATTCGAACCATGTTCGAGGCCACTCCCGGTGTAGCGGATGTGGACGACTTCATGGAGCACGACCAAATTAAATATGTTTTCACGGTTGATCATGCGAAGGCGGCCTTGGCAGGGGTCCCCTCGGACGACATCGTGAAGACGTTGCGTATGGCGCTGGGCGGGGACAAGATCGGCCTGGTGCATATTCCCAAGGAGAAGAGTCCTGTCCAGATCGTCTTGCGGCTGCCGCAGGCGGAGCGGACCGGGCTAGAGCATCTCGGAGAAATTTCCGTGCGGCGGCCGACCGGTGAAATGGTGCAGCTGTCGGAGCTTCTACGGTTGGAACAGACGATCGAAGAGACAGCCATCTATCATAAGAATCAGAAGCCGGTGGTCTATGTCGTCGGCGATGTCGGAGGGGCCGGTGCGGAGAAGGCGGAGAGCCCCGTCTACGGGGTACTCGGTATCGGCGACCGGCTGAAAGCCTATCGTCCGCCGGAAGGCTATGAGATCGAGCAGCATTACGCGATGGCGCCCTGGTCCGAGAGTCGGCTGGCGGTGAAGTGGGACGGGGAATGGCAGATCACCTATGAGACATTCCGGGACATGGGGATCGCGTTTGCCCTCGCCATGCTGCTGATCTATCTCTTGATCGTCGGTCAGTTCCAGTCGTTTCTCACGCCGCTCGTCATCATGGCGCCCATTCCCCTGACGTTGATCGGAATCGTACCGGGGCATTGGCTCACCGGCTCGTATTTTACCGCCACGTCGATGATCGGGTTCATCGCCTTGGCGGGCATCATCGTGCGCAATTCGATTCTGCTGGTGGATTTCATCGAGCTGCAACGGGGCGAGGGCTGGCCCTTGCAGGAAGCGGTGATCCGGGCCGGAGCCATCCGCACACGCCCGATTCTCTTGACCGCGGCGGCGCTGATGGTCGGGGCCTTCGTCATCATCCTCGATCCGATCTTTCAGGGGCTCGCGGTATCGCTGCTGTTTGGAGTCGGCGCGTCGACCCTGCTGACGTTGGTCGTGATCCCGGTTCTGTACGTCAGCCTGATGAAACGGTCGAGTCCTCATGGGACGACAGAGGCAGATGGCGAGAAGCAGGTGGCTGCGACGAGCGAGCCGTGAAACATGCATCGTGAAACGTACGAGCGAGAATCCAAGCAGAGAGGGGAAGGAGCCATGGAAACAAGACCGAAGTCCTATACCTATCACATGGCGGTGAAATGGACAGAGCAGCGCAAGGGAGTCATCTCCTGTGCGGGAAAACCGGATATCCAGGTGGCGACGCCGCCGGAGTTCAAGGGGCATGAAGGCATCTGGTCGCCAGAGGATTTCTTCGTTGCGTCCGCCAACATCTGTTTGATGACAACGTTCTTATCAGTGGCGGAGCGAGCAGGTCTGGCCTTTACCTCCTACGAGAGTGCGGCTGAAGGAAAGCTGGAATTGGTCGAGGGGAAGTTTCAGTTCACGGCTATCACGTTGAAGCCGATCATTACGCTTCCGGCCAACGCCGATGTTGCCAAAGCGAAGGAGCTGATCGAGAAAGCCGAAGCGAACTGCCTGATTTCCAGCTCTATGAAGGCGAGAGTGAGCTTGGAGCCGACCATCCGATAGCAGGATGCTAAAAACGTCTGCCAGTCTGTCTTGTGCATTTGGTCTGTTTGGCCTGTCTGGTTTGTTTGGTTGCATGAGCCTAACCAGATGGACCAAATAAATTTGATAACCAGCCAGACCGGGTTTGTCTAGACGTGCAGGCCATCGAAGTTCTGTTCTGCCGAAACGGTTTTCCCGCACCCCGCTAGTCTCTCTCCTCTGTGGCGTCTTGCGACAGTGACCGGATTCTCTGCGGGGTCTTTCTCGCCAGTTACGGCGATCTGTCGGCGTAATCCGCGGGTCTTCTTTCTTAACATATTGTTTGTACAGATGTTTAGCCATGCACAATTCCATGCCTGACTGGCATCTCACTCGCAAAGAGTTATAGAGGATGAGAGTGAAGAGGCATCTTACTGTGATGGAGGCGGTGCGATGAAAGCTATATTGGTCGGTCTCGCGGTTGTGGCGATGGCCGGAGGAAGCCTGAGGGAGTTGAATGTATCTCAGCCGGAGCGTGATGTGCTCAGCGGCAGAGTGATCTATTCGACGATCTGCATCCGTTGTCACGGAGTCGAGGGGAAAGGGGATGGGTCGATGAAGTTCACGCCTCCGGTCGCTGACCTCACGTCCCCGGCGGTGCAAGGGAAGCTGGATGCGAGGTTGTTCAAGAGCGTGCATGACGGTAAGCCGAATACCGCGATGGGAGCCTGGAGGGAAGCACTCACGGACGATGAGATTTGGGATGCGCTCGCCTATGTGCGAACGCTGGCGCCTGAGCAAACTGGCGGCATGGGAAGCGGGCTCCGATGAGGTCGAATCTCTGCCGGGTCGTGTTGGGGCTGTGGATCGTGACGATTGTGGTGGCTGGATGGTTTTTCGTGCAGGGGTGGACGACGGCTGGCACGGATGGACGGATGCAAATTGTCTTAGCGCCGGCAGAGCGAGACCTGATCCTGGGCGAGATGCGGATGCTCCTGAAGGCGGTCCATGGCGTGGTCACAGGTTTGGCTGGCCAGGATCAGGCGGCAGATCGAACACAGATTGAAATGGCGGCCCGATCGGGGGGAATGGGCATGGCGGCGGACGTGAATCCGGCGCTCATGGCGAAATTGCCGCTTCCGTTCAAACAGATGGGCATGTCGATTCATAAAGACATGGATGCCCTCGCGGATGCGGTTGTCCAGAAAGAGACCCCGCAACAGATTCTCCAGCGCCTCTCCAGCATGACTGTGCGCTGCACGACGTGCCATGATTTGTATCGATTCGGAGTGGAGAAGTAGCGGTCAGCTTTCAGTGATCAGCCCGACAGCCTCTGAGTCCGAGCGCTGATGGCTGAAAGCTGTGGGCTGATAGCCTCAGCACAATCAAGGAGGTGCAGTCATGACATGCAATGTAGGGGGAATTGAACGGCCGATCCGGATCATTCTGGGGATTGCGTTGCTCGGGATCGGAGCTTTTGCGGAGTTGCCCCCGGTAGGAACCGGTGTCACATTGGTTGTCGGGACGATCGCCCTGATCACGGGCGCGATCGGCTTTTGCCCGGCCTGGACCTTGCTGGGAATCAATACCTGCCAGACGAAGAAGGGATGAGGAGCGCTGTCAGCGAGCCGTACGACGAGACAGTGATCTTGAAAGTGTTGGGTATTGTGACGTTGGAGAAGCCGGCATGAACACAGTATCTGCCCCGTTTTCTATGCGAGTGTGCCAGCTTACGAAGCTGGGGATGCTGGCGCTGACGGGGCTGTTGCTCACGGCCTGTGTCGGCGGTCCGGCGGATCGAGCGGATGCCGTAAGGATGGCGGATGTCTTGAAGGGCAAGACGAAGCAGGATCTCCTTGCCTGTGCCGGTGCGCCGCGAAGGGAGAGCCTGTCGCAGGGGCTGATCACGATGGTCTATCAGGAGGAGGCCGAGCTCGTTGAACGCTCCATCCCTGGCGCGAAGTCGAGCGGGGCACGGAGCATCCCGCATAGTTGCCGGGCAACCGTTATCCTCAAGGATGGTCGCGTGACCGATGTGCGATTCGAGTCGGTGCCGGAATGGATAGGGGCTGAGAACCATTGTGAGGAGATCTTCCTGCGCTGTGCCCCATAAGGGTGGCCGTCTAGTCGGAGCATTGGGCTGCTGCAGCCCTTGCAGGATATTCCGTGTGAGCGTAGCATTTGCACAGGCCTGTCGGTTGAACGTGCGTGGAGCGGGAACGGCGGTTGCGGTGATCATCTCTGCCACAATCTCTAACAGGCTGCGGGGAAGCTCGGTTGATACGAAAAACATGGCCAAAGTAGTCCATACGGTGCTGGGGTCAGCACAACCTCAGGATGCTCAAAAAGGCCGTCCAGCAAGGCTGCAGGCGAGTCTAAACCGGAGGCGTACCCTCAGGGGTACGTTGAGGATTTTGATGAGCCGCGAACGAAGCTGGCGGACTTTTTCAGCATACTGCTAAAGGATCATCGGAGGAATATGGTGAGTGAGCAACCGGGGAGTCCTGAAGAGGGAGGGGACCATACGCCTGTCGGTTCGAGGCGGACGTTTTTTGGTTGGGTGACGAAGGTTGCGGCAGGGCTGGTCGGGTTCGGGCTCGCGATTCCCTTGGCCGGCTATGTGATCTCGCCCGCGTTGCGGCGTCGAGCCCAATCGTGGGTTGAGGTCGGTCGGCTCGATGCTTTGCCGGAGGGAGAGCCGACGCAGCTCGACTATGTGACGATCGCCAGAGACGGGTACATGGAGGCCAAGACCCAGAAGGCTGTCTGGGCAGTTAAACAGCCGGGCGGAGCTGTCACCGTGTTTGCGCCGCTCTGCACGCATCTGGGCTGCGGCTATCACTGGGATACGACGGACCGGCAGTTCAAGTGTCCCTGCCATGGAAGCGTCTATGATGTGACAGGAGAGGTCTTGGCTGGCCCGGCTCCCCGTGCCTTGGACCGTTTGCCGACGAAAATCGAAGCGGGCCGCCTG harbors:
- a CDS encoding efflux RND transporter periplasmic adaptor subunit; translation: MDIVTQQKEKVAMCRLVLVLATSVLFSACNSREEPVQPGQPLTAPASIQAVVIQVETVQVPLRVEVTGQITAVAQATLSSQIQSTVEKLLVREGTAVKKGQTLVVLDSRDVRAELARAQAESENALAHLARMKQLYGEDAVSKQEKENADRTFKVAEASRRAALTKVSYTIVTAPFDGVITEKKIEAGEIASPGQPLLKMEDPQRLRLEATVAEGDLQALSRGETIPVTIDALGSKTLSGTVAQILPVGDPATHTFLVKVELPPTAGLKTGMFGRLLLDKGTGQTLVVPRAAVIERGELTGIYIVGPDSLARLRWVKSGRAVGESIEILSGVTAGERLLANASTGIEGTRIEIVKGKE
- a CDS encoding efflux RND transporter permease subunit gives rise to the protein MPHVGFSGRLAGLFIGSKLTPLILLGALLLGLFAVVVTPREEEPQIVVPMADVFLSFPGASAKIVEEQLTKPFERKISEIRGVEYVYSISRPNGALIIVRFYVGEPMEQSLVDLYDKLMSNQELLPPGAGPFLVKPRDINDVPIVTVTLSSDRYGDAQLHQLAEHVLEQVKKVPGTAGGFFVGGRPRELRIQIDPARMRAYGVTPLDMAGVIRGENLALPAGRFQSQNREYVLATGRFIRSREDLEALVVGVRDGRPIYLRQVADVIDGPSDVTRYVWFGLGAGGDRKTGDVKRDAQEESPAVTVAVAKQRGMNAVTVTREVLRTVEELKGTIIPSDVRVTVTRDYGETADEKANELLWHLLIAVAAVVLFLGLTLGMRPAMVVSLAIPVTIALTLFTSMLIGYTINRVTLFALIFSIGILVDDAIVVVENTYRHLTLRRRPHLEASIYAVDEVGNPTILATFTVIAALLPMAFISGLMGPYMRPIPVNASIAMFFSLLVAFVVVPWFCQTCYREGAVMKGLEHDDAVGGWTYRFYQRVLTPLLNRPWLAYTFLGMIVLLLFASVALFYTRSVTVKMLPFDNKSELQLVVDMPEGTTLEETARVTKAVTQYVRAVPEVRDYQAYVGTASPFNFNGLVRHYYLREGSHQADIQINLVAKDQRSAQSHELARLVRPAVQEIGRRFGANVKVVEVPPGPPVQSVLVAEVYGPDYDRQRALAKDIRTMFEATPGVADVDDFMEHDQIKYVFTVDHAKAALAGVPSDDIVKTLRMALGGDKIGLVHIPKEKSPVQIVLRLPQAERTGLEHLGEISVRRPTGEMVQLSELLRLEQTIEETAIYHKNQKPVVYVVGDVGGAGAEKAESPVYGVLGIGDRLKAYRPPEGYEIEQHYAMAPWSESRLAVKWDGEWQITYETFRDMGIAFALAMLLIYLLIVGQFQSFLTPLVIMAPIPLTLIGIVPGHWLTGSYFTATSMIGFIALAGIIVRNSILLVDFIELQRGEGWPLQEAVIRAGAIRTRPILLTAAALMVGAFVIILDPIFQGLAVSLLFGVGASTLLTLVVIPVLYVSLMKRSSPHGTTEADGEKQVAATSEP
- a CDS encoding OsmC family protein, which gives rise to METRPKSYTYHMAVKWTEQRKGVISCAGKPDIQVATPPEFKGHEGIWSPEDFFVASANICLMTTFLSVAERAGLAFTSYESAAEGKLELVEGKFQFTAITLKPIITLPANADVAKAKELIEKAEANCLISSSMKARVSLEPTIR
- a CDS encoding cytochrome c, producing the protein MKAILVGLAVVAMAGGSLRELNVSQPERDVLSGRVIYSTICIRCHGVEGKGDGSMKFTPPVADLTSPAVQGKLDARLFKSVHDGKPNTAMGAWREALTDDEIWDALAYVRTLAPEQTGGMGSGLR
- a CDS encoding DUF2892 domain-containing protein, producing MTCNVGGIERPIRIILGIALLGIGAFAELPPVGTGVTLVVGTIALITGAIGFCPAWTLLGINTCQTKKG
- a CDS encoding ubiquinol-cytochrome c reductase iron-sulfur subunit, with the protein product MVSEQPGSPEEGGDHTPVGSRRTFFGWVTKVAAGLVGFGLAIPLAGYVISPALRRRAQSWVEVGRLDALPEGEPTQLDYVTIARDGYMEAKTQKAVWAVKQPGGAVTVFAPLCTHLGCGYHWDTTDRQFKCPCHGSVYDVTGEVLAGPAPRALDRLPTKIEAGRLLVMYKEFKSGRKDIVEL